A window from Pseudomonas sp. MRSN 12121 encodes these proteins:
- a CDS encoding DUF3168 domain-containing protein → MADPSVALQAALFARLRAEVSCPVHDGADINTPKPYVSIDREISTNMRPIAGRKREERLLYLSVWSDAVGQAEVKRINGEVIAALDERRLPLAEGRAVSVRVQQADAQRDADGITYQGSITVRVITTH, encoded by the coding sequence ATGGCTGATCCATCTGTTGCGCTGCAGGCTGCGCTGTTTGCTCGGCTTCGGGCTGAGGTCAGCTGTCCAGTCCATGACGGCGCCGATATCAACACCCCGAAGCCCTATGTGTCGATCGATCGCGAGATCTCGACCAATATGCGGCCCATTGCAGGACGCAAGCGCGAGGAGCGCCTGCTGTACCTGTCCGTGTGGTCCGATGCTGTCGGCCAGGCCGAGGTGAAGCGGATCAACGGCGAAGTGATCGCCGCCCTGGACGAGCGCCGCTTGCCCCTGGCGGAAGGGCGCGCCGTATCCGTCCGAGTACAGCAAGCCGATGCCCAGCGAGACGCTGACGGCATTACTTACCAGGGATCGATCACCGTTCGCGTGATCACCACCCACTGA
- a CDS encoding HK97 gp10 family phage protein has translation MARRSSIRGDIRLRRTLRNIHKFMDNELKPAMEKAAGRVLAAQQRLIPKDTGAAAAALKVYVAPSGLDAQIGIRGKRDNRRFYYLRFIEYGTKGYSGSMYQRADRNAVGGVHTNNRDKSQLRGRRNALRQRDTKNKSDGQNFFGKYPDIPARPAHPWLRPSIDVNREYVMADIEAAVRATLRKASQGVGNG, from the coding sequence ATGGCCAGACGCTCGAGCATTCGGGGCGATATCCGACTGCGCCGGACGCTCCGAAACATCCACAAGTTCATGGACAACGAACTGAAGCCCGCCATGGAAAAGGCAGCGGGTCGCGTGCTGGCCGCCCAGCAGCGGCTGATTCCGAAGGACACAGGGGCCGCTGCCGCGGCGCTGAAGGTGTACGTCGCTCCCAGCGGCCTGGATGCGCAGATCGGCATACGCGGGAAGCGGGACAACCGACGTTTCTACTACCTGCGTTTCATCGAGTACGGCACGAAGGGGTACTCCGGCTCCATGTACCAGCGCGCCGATCGCAATGCGGTAGGCGGCGTGCATACCAACAACCGCGACAAGTCGCAGCTGCGCGGGCGCCGGAATGCCCTTCGCCAGCGCGACACCAAGAACAAGTCCGACGGGCAGAACTTCTTCGGGAAGTACCCGGACATTCCGGCCAGGCCGGCGCATCCGTGGTTGCGCCCGTCTATTGATGTGAACAGGGAGTACGTGATGGCCGATATCGAAGCCGCGGTGCGGGCAACGCTGCGCAAGGCGAGTCAGGGGGTAGGCAATGGCTGA
- a CDS encoding head-tail adaptor protein gives MRAGPMRHRGRLSKPQREQNDTGGFDETWLDVGKVWAEITMPTGRVSPVAEQLQAVVSAEIRIRPRTDVAAGWRFTEISTSVTYKVEAALLNNERDMLRLLCSSVPNP, from the coding sequence ATGAGAGCAGGACCGATGCGCCACCGCGGCCGCCTGAGCAAGCCTCAGCGAGAGCAAAACGACACAGGCGGCTTCGATGAGACGTGGCTGGACGTCGGCAAGGTCTGGGCCGAGATCACCATGCCCACTGGCCGGGTCTCTCCGGTAGCTGAACAGCTGCAAGCAGTGGTTAGCGCAGAGATCCGCATCAGGCCCCGAACCGACGTTGCAGCAGGCTGGCGATTCACTGAAATCAGCACCAGCGTGACCTACAAGGTCGAGGCGGCACTGCTCAATAACGAACGGGACATGCTGCGCCTGCTGTGCTCCAGCGTCCCAAACCCATGA
- a CDS encoding head-tail connector protein, whose protein sequence is MLDLARVKIHLKVDDDEEDQLIGGYLESAKSHVAMHCDRVLVEADPVEPEQMGLTPDVEQAILLLVGHWYANREAVVIGAAPSAVPLAVERLLWYRKRF, encoded by the coding sequence ATGCTCGATCTGGCCCGCGTGAAGATCCACCTGAAGGTGGATGACGATGAGGAGGACCAGCTCATCGGGGGCTACCTCGAGTCGGCCAAGTCTCACGTGGCCATGCACTGCGACCGGGTGTTGGTCGAGGCCGACCCGGTGGAGCCCGAACAGATGGGGCTTACCCCTGATGTCGAGCAGGCCATCCTGCTGCTGGTCGGGCACTGGTACGCCAACCGCGAAGCGGTGGTGATCGGCGCCGCGCCGTCGGCCGTTCCGCTCGCAGTCGAAAGGCTGCTTTGGTACAGGAAGCGTTTCTGA
- a CDS encoding phage major capsid protein: MSEVKELKDSLELQLKSGFDGLQKKYDAAIAEVEKGNQVTTDLKSQIENQKGELQRVIDQVQDLEQKGVKLRSQPGEGKSFIDLIKGDESYKALKKGGGVAELDVTKSDMASMKEMKVTSAGIVAPNYDPVIQPGIRQELRIRDLLTAIPVTGQQYTYFREKLHTRGAAPVAEGGLKPTSNVTFETVTDRVKKLAVWMPVTDEALDDVPQMFAYLQQLLRYDLKLEEEAQILKGDGTGENLNGLMTQATAYNTALSKAGDTAIDMVRRAVYQVRKQSQMSADGVVMTELDWMNIELQKDGENRYLFANLQGLVTPILWGRPVITSDSMDEGDADTGGELLVANFARSTTLFDRMSFVFKMGLINDQFIKNERALLVEERLGLGVRRKEALVKGTFPVAP; encoded by the coding sequence ATGAGCGAAGTGAAAGAACTGAAAGACTCTCTGGAGCTGCAACTGAAAAGCGGCTTCGACGGCCTGCAGAAGAAGTACGACGCTGCCATCGCAGAAGTCGAGAAAGGCAACCAGGTCACCACTGACCTGAAGTCTCAAATCGAGAACCAGAAGGGCGAGCTGCAGCGAGTCATCGACCAGGTCCAGGATCTGGAGCAGAAGGGCGTTAAGCTCCGCAGCCAGCCGGGCGAGGGCAAGAGCTTTATCGATCTCATCAAGGGTGATGAGAGTTACAAGGCGCTGAAGAAGGGCGGCGGTGTCGCTGAGCTCGATGTGACCAAGTCCGACATGGCTAGCATGAAGGAAATGAAGGTCACCAGCGCCGGCATCGTCGCGCCGAACTACGATCCGGTGATCCAGCCGGGCATTCGTCAGGAGCTGCGCATCCGCGACCTGCTGACTGCGATCCCGGTCACTGGTCAGCAGTACACCTACTTCCGCGAAAAGCTGCACACTCGCGGCGCCGCTCCGGTTGCCGAAGGCGGTCTCAAGCCAACCAGCAACGTCACGTTCGAAACTGTTACCGATCGCGTGAAAAAGCTTGCGGTCTGGATGCCGGTGACCGACGAGGCGCTGGATGACGTTCCTCAGATGTTCGCCTACCTGCAGCAGCTGCTGCGCTACGACCTCAAGCTGGAGGAAGAGGCGCAGATTCTCAAGGGCGACGGCACCGGCGAGAACCTGAATGGCCTGATGACCCAGGCAACCGCCTACAACACTGCGCTGAGCAAAGCCGGTGACACCGCCATCGACATGGTGCGCCGCGCCGTCTACCAGGTGCGCAAGCAATCGCAGATGTCGGCCGATGGCGTGGTGATGACCGAACTCGACTGGATGAACATCGAGCTGCAGAAAGACGGCGAGAACCGCTACCTGTTCGCCAACCTGCAGGGACTGGTAACCCCGATCCTGTGGGGCCGTCCGGTGATCACCTCCGACAGCATGGACGAGGGCGATGCCGATACTGGCGGCGAGCTCCTGGTGGCGAACTTTGCGCGGTCCACCACGCTGTTCGATCGCATGTCGTTCGTGTTCAAGATGGGCCTGATCAACGACCAATTCATCAAGAACGAACGCGCCTTGCTGGTCGAGGAGCGCCTGGGCCTGGGTGTGCGTCGTAAGGAAGCGCTGGTCAAGGGCACTTTCCCGGTCGCTCCATAA
- a CDS encoding HK97 family phage prohead protease has protein sequence MASLEVPFELKAVDEAGNFEGYAAVFNNVDLGDDVILPGAFTRVKATRNGKLKLAIYHDLSRLIGKADYTQDDHGLHLKGKVNLNVSYARDAYELMKDDVLDSMSIGFNTIKADFEDRAGRRVRLIKEAELWEASIVPFGMNPEAQVLSVKSDIRLFENALRERMGLSQKEAAAVASLGYSALRRDGGSEATVIVEELKEISTLFTHHFGVSP, from the coding sequence ATGGCGAGTCTTGAAGTTCCGTTCGAGCTTAAAGCCGTGGACGAAGCCGGCAATTTCGAGGGCTACGCCGCGGTTTTCAATAACGTTGACCTGGGCGACGACGTGATCCTGCCTGGCGCCTTCACCCGGGTGAAGGCTACCCGCAATGGGAAGCTCAAGCTGGCGATCTATCACGACCTCTCCCGCCTGATCGGGAAGGCAGATTACACCCAGGACGATCACGGCCTGCACCTCAAGGGAAAGGTCAACCTCAATGTCAGCTACGCCCGAGATGCCTATGAGCTGATGAAGGATGACGTTCTCGACAGCATGTCGATCGGCTTCAACACCATCAAAGCAGATTTCGAGGACCGCGCCGGGCGGCGCGTGCGCCTCATCAAGGAGGCTGAGCTGTGGGAGGCCTCCATCGTACCGTTCGGCATGAACCCCGAGGCCCAGGTCCTCAGCGTCAAGTCGGACATCAGGCTTTTCGAGAATGCCCTGCGCGAACGCATGGGCCTCTCGCAGAAGGAGGCGGCGGCAGTCGCTTCGCTCGGCTACTCCGCGCTCCGCCGTGATGGCGGCAGCGAGGCCACGGTGATCGTGGAAGAGCTGAAAGAAATTTCCACCCTGTTCACCCACCATTTTGGAGTATCGCCATGA
- a CDS encoding phage portal protein gives MAFKWYNPMTWGFFGYTDPTTGDYVEVDLEVGGRRTKAGVRVTVKTALSISMVWSCVKILSESLSGLPLKLYEDKEGGRKLVAGADRMLKLLRKPNPYMTMLNFLKFVVVNMALRGNAFALIERNIHGEPIGLVPLDGRAVKIDTDGDLLYLVTPSEGDPFPVSPENMLHFKLFSLDGVVGLSPIEHQAETMGLAKAGQQWSARFMRKGGFTGGYVIYEQFLTDAQQTQILKKFPDVRKADADDIGKMAILQGNPKIVPAGISQKDAQFIESQQFQEEALAGIYGVPLWLANRAGKTSIMGSNLEQQLTGFITFGLKPYIDTVEDELNNKLFGSGARFVEFAVEGLLRADSAGRATYYQAALGGSSGSGWMFINEVRQKENLPPLEGDEYNRVTRWEMEKNGES, from the coding sequence ATGGCATTCAAATGGTACAACCCCATGACCTGGGGCTTCTTCGGTTACACCGACCCGACCACGGGCGACTATGTCGAGGTTGACCTCGAGGTCGGTGGCAGGCGCACCAAAGCCGGCGTGCGTGTCACCGTCAAGACGGCCCTGTCCATCAGCATGGTCTGGTCCTGCGTCAAGATCCTCTCCGAGTCCCTGAGCGGTCTGCCGCTCAAGCTGTACGAGGACAAGGAGGGCGGGCGGAAGTTGGTGGCCGGTGCTGACCGGATGCTTAAGCTGCTGCGCAAGCCAAACCCCTACATGACCATGCTGAACTTCCTAAAGTTCGTGGTCGTGAACATGGCGCTGCGCGGCAATGCGTTTGCCCTGATCGAGCGCAACATTCACGGCGAACCGATAGGTCTGGTGCCGCTGGATGGCAGGGCAGTGAAGATCGATACCGATGGCGACCTGCTCTATCTGGTTACTCCAAGCGAGGGCGACCCATTCCCGGTATCCCCGGAAAACATGTTGCATTTCAAGCTGTTCAGTCTGGACGGCGTCGTCGGGCTGTCACCGATTGAGCACCAGGCCGAAACCATGGGCCTGGCCAAGGCCGGTCAGCAGTGGTCGGCGCGCTTCATGCGCAAGGGTGGGTTCACTGGCGGCTACGTCATCTACGAGCAGTTCCTGACCGATGCCCAGCAGACCCAGATCCTCAAGAAGTTTCCAGATGTGCGCAAAGCCGATGCCGACGACATCGGCAAGATGGCGATCCTGCAAGGGAACCCCAAGATCGTCCCGGCCGGCATCAGCCAGAAAGATGCCCAGTTCATCGAGTCTCAGCAGTTCCAGGAGGAGGCCCTGGCGGGCATCTACGGCGTTCCGCTGTGGCTGGCCAACCGCGCCGGCAAGACCTCAATCATGGGCTCCAACCTGGAGCAGCAACTGACCGGCTTTATCACGTTCGGCCTCAAGCCCTACATCGACACTGTCGAGGACGAGCTCAACAACAAGCTGTTCGGCTCCGGCGCCCGCTTCGTGGAGTTCGCGGTCGAGGGTTTGTTGCGCGCTGATAGCGCCGGCCGCGCCACGTATTACCAAGCGGCTCTTGGCGGCTCTAGTGGATCCGGCTGGATGTTCATCAATGAAGTCCGCCAGAAAGAAAACCTGCCTCCCCTGGAAGGCGACGAATACAACCGGGTCACCCGGTGGGAGATGGAAAAAAATGGCGAGTCTTGA
- a CDS encoding terminase large subunit yields MMEWTTACPDWERRIVARQGLIPFDPLFPTEAEEALEVFGALRMVDATGSPLMCETVRDWVNQFVAAIFGAYDPDEGRRMVSEFMLLISKKNGKSTIAAGIMLTALILNWRPSGEFIILAPTKEIADNSYIPIRDMVRADDELSALLKVQDHLRTVTHYQTNATLKVVAADSETVSGKKAIGVFIDELWVFGKRANAEAMLREATGGLASRPEGFIIWATTQSDAPPAGVFRQKLLYARKVRDGEIVDKSFLPVLYEFPKAMLDAGAHRDFANAYITNPNLGLSVDEPFLERGYAQAQMDGEESFRGFLAKHLNVEIGLALLSDRWAGADFWEKQVSADCRTLQDLLERCEVIDIGIDGGGLDDLLGFAAVGRERDTRRWLAWTHAWAHPSVLERRKAEAPRIRDFANDGHLTLVERIGDDVDQIAELVALVEEAGLLDQVGLDPVGIGAILDALEARGIPREKIGGVKQGYTLGGAIKTAERKLAEGGLWHGGQPMMAWCCGNARVEPRGNAILITKQASGSAKIDPLMALFNAVTLLALNPEAQGGMADYLDNGFFGLIG; encoded by the coding sequence ATGATGGAGTGGACCACTGCATGCCCGGACTGGGAGCGGCGCATCGTCGCGCGCCAGGGCCTGATCCCGTTCGACCCGCTGTTCCCGACTGAGGCCGAGGAGGCCCTGGAAGTATTCGGCGCCCTGCGGATGGTGGACGCCACCGGCAGCCCGTTGATGTGCGAGACGGTCCGCGATTGGGTAAACCAGTTCGTGGCGGCCATCTTCGGCGCCTATGACCCGGACGAAGGGCGGCGCATGGTCAGCGAGTTCATGCTGCTGATCAGCAAGAAGAACGGTAAGTCGACCATTGCCGCGGGCATTATGCTCACGGCGCTGATCCTCAACTGGCGCCCGTCGGGCGAGTTCATCATCCTGGCGCCGACCAAGGAGATCGCCGACAACTCCTATATCCCGATCCGGGACATGGTGCGCGCCGACGACGAGCTTTCGGCGCTGCTGAAGGTGCAGGATCACCTGCGCACGGTGACCCATTACCAGACCAACGCCACCTTGAAGGTGGTAGCGGCGGACAGTGAGACGGTGTCCGGCAAGAAGGCTATCGGCGTATTCATCGACGAACTCTGGGTGTTCGGCAAACGTGCCAACGCCGAGGCAATGCTGCGGGAGGCCACTGGCGGCCTGGCCTCTCGCCCTGAGGGCTTCATCATCTGGGCAACGACCCAGTCTGATGCGCCGCCCGCTGGGGTATTCCGGCAGAAGCTGTTGTACGCCCGCAAGGTGCGAGACGGCGAGATCGTCGACAAGTCGTTCCTGCCGGTGCTGTACGAGTTTCCGAAAGCGATGCTCGATGCCGGCGCGCACCGGGACTTCGCCAATGCCTACATCACCAACCCCAACTTGGGGCTGTCGGTGGACGAGCCGTTCCTCGAGCGCGGGTATGCGCAGGCCCAGATGGATGGCGAGGAGTCGTTCCGCGGCTTCCTGGCCAAACACCTCAATGTCGAGATCGGCCTGGCTCTGTTGTCGGACCGCTGGGCCGGCGCTGACTTCTGGGAGAAGCAGGTATCGGCCGATTGCAGGACCTTGCAGGACCTGCTCGAGCGCTGCGAGGTGATCGACATCGGTATCGACGGTGGTGGTCTTGATGACTTGCTTGGTTTCGCCGCTGTTGGGCGCGAGCGGGACACCAGGCGCTGGCTGGCATGGACGCACGCCTGGGCGCACCCGTCCGTGCTGGAACGTCGGAAAGCCGAAGCGCCGCGCATCCGTGACTTTGCAAACGACGGCCACCTGACCCTGGTTGAGCGCATCGGCGATGACGTGGACCAGATCGCCGAGCTGGTTGCCCTGGTGGAGGAGGCCGGTCTGCTCGATCAGGTGGGGCTCGACCCGGTCGGCATTGGCGCCATTCTCGACGCCCTGGAAGCCCGGGGCATTCCCCGCGAGAAGATCGGCGGCGTGAAACAGGGCTACACGCTGGGCGGTGCGATCAAGACCGCCGAGCGAAAGCTGGCCGAAGGCGGCCTGTGGCATGGCGGCCAGCCGATGATGGCGTGGTGCTGTGGTAATGCCCGCGTCGAGCCTCGCGGCAACGCAATCCTCATCACCAAGCAGGCCAGCGGCTCGGCAAAGATCGACCCGCTGATGGCGCTGTTCAACGCCGTGACGCTCCTGGCTCTCAACCCTGAAGCCCAGGGCGGAATGGCTGACTACCTGGATAACGGGTTCTTTGGACTTATAGGCTGA
- a CDS encoding terminase, with protein MALTPKKRAFIAALRGGASNRDAAIAAGCPEKSASAAGSRLAKDPDVVAELNKQRALGQLPGDVKADVKESVKGGGPAPTDETPSAQPAEASQSLEGEWEPAGFDLSRALSHKDPKDFLLAVMNDLETDAKLRVDAAKALMPFVHPRKGDNGKKEQAKEKAADAASGKFGARRGPLRSVK; from the coding sequence ATGGCTTTAACACCCAAGAAGCGCGCATTCATCGCGGCGCTCAGGGGAGGTGCGTCCAATCGAGACGCAGCCATTGCGGCCGGATGCCCAGAAAAATCAGCGTCCGCAGCTGGGTCGCGACTGGCTAAGGACCCCGATGTCGTCGCCGAGCTGAATAAGCAGCGGGCTCTCGGCCAACTGCCCGGCGATGTTAAAGCTGATGTTAAAGAAAGTGTTAAAGGTGGTGGTCCAGCACCTACCGATGAAACGCCGTCCGCTCAGCCTGCTGAAGCCTCGCAGAGCCTGGAAGGCGAGTGGGAGCCGGCCGGTTTCGACTTGTCCCGCGCGCTGTCCCACAAGGACCCGAAGGACTTCCTCCTCGCGGTGATGAACGACCTGGAGACGGATGCCAAGTTGCGCGTCGATGCTGCCAAGGCCCTGATGCCCTTTGTTCATCCCCGGAAGGGGGATAACGGGAAGAAGGAGCAGGCGAAAGAGAAGGCTGCCGATGCAGCGTCCGGTAAATTCGGTGCCCGCCGCGGCCCACTACGATCGGTGAAATGA
- a CDS encoding HNH endonuclease produces MARLKTLGSRMKESAGSRLKVITPGSWRSDKTSTQRGYGYKWQKARERYLLDHPLCVYCARQGVTAAASVVDHKIPHRGDQELFWDESNWQPLCKPCHDSVKQAEEASGLA; encoded by the coding sequence ATGGCCAGGCTCAAGACGCTTGGCTCCCGAATGAAGGAGAGTGCGGGCTCTCGCCTCAAGGTCATCACCCCGGGCAGTTGGAGGAGCGACAAGACCAGCACGCAGCGCGGCTACGGCTACAAGTGGCAGAAGGCGCGAGAGCGATACCTGCTCGACCATCCGCTGTGCGTGTACTGCGCGAGGCAAGGCGTTACTGCCGCGGCCAGCGTGGTCGACCACAAGATCCCGCACCGCGGCGATCAGGAGCTGTTCTGGGATGAATCGAACTGGCAGCCGCTGTGCAAGCCCTGTCACGACTCGGTCAAGCAGGCCGAGGAGGCATCAGGACTCGCCTGA
- a CDS encoding phage holin, lambda family: protein MPNMPDKDPGLWAAVLAWLVMHQPQLYAAGLSVGIAVLRVMYGGGTRRQMYLEGALCGLVTLSLVPLLEWLGLPQSMATFAGGAVGFLGVEKVRGYYERAAARRVEG, encoded by the coding sequence ATGCCAAACATGCCTGACAAGGATCCTGGTCTGTGGGCCGCTGTGCTCGCCTGGCTGGTTATGCATCAGCCTCAACTCTATGCCGCTGGCCTGTCCGTCGGCATCGCCGTACTGAGGGTCATGTATGGCGGCGGTACGCGTCGTCAGATGTACCTGGAAGGAGCCCTCTGCGGCTTGGTCACGCTGTCTCTGGTGCCGCTGCTCGAATGGCTTGGCCTTCCCCAGAGCATGGCTACCTTTGCCGGCGGCGCCGTTGGCTTCCTTGGCGTGGAGAAGGTGCGCGGCTACTACGAGCGCGCAGCGGCTCGCCGGGTTGAAGGCTGA
- a CDS encoding antiterminator Q family protein yields MAFTPTFKERTAEDLLEHWGRWVVLGSGVSCCASRENTILSPMITDDDALMIDGMMGRLLKRYPECGQVLMRYYTSRDTSLMEVGKKMKFGEEKTRQLWKAGVAWIDGALDIRRQAA; encoded by the coding sequence ATGGCCTTCACACCAACATTTAAAGAGCGCACTGCCGAGGATCTGCTGGAGCATTGGGGTCGTTGGGTCGTGCTGGGCTCTGGCGTGTCCTGCTGCGCTTCCCGCGAGAACACGATCCTGTCGCCGATGATTACCGATGATGACGCGCTAATGATCGATGGGATGATGGGTCGGCTACTGAAGCGCTATCCCGAGTGCGGCCAGGTGCTGATGCGCTACTACACCAGTCGTGATACCTCGCTGATGGAAGTCGGCAAGAAGATGAAGTTCGGCGAAGAGAAGACCCGCCAGCTCTGGAAGGCCGGAGTAGCCTGGATTGATGGTGCGCTCGACATTCGACGTCAGGCCGCTTGA
- a CDS encoding site-specific integrase produces the protein MTSVIAFSDAELRRRGDDLSAVLLRDPRYPGLRFRFTEARPRGTWYLVVRKRWHRIGAYPDQSAKVVLAALPGIRQRLASDSAATVSGWEHVGEMLAWFVDRLERNRSLSAKRKATAKSAITRHLIPRLGGMALANVSRSALDRDLVWPLQEQLSLEYVRLVFGLLADAFKKARSLGLVATNPMAGMRFGDFTKARIKPKAARLRTEQIEDLLTALAESITKAPADAMLALLMLCHGNRVGETRMAQWLHISLATRRWYLPAENTKTRVEHSLPLTAQVCALLARYREIQQAEGYTGRFLFPGRSGRCLSEKQAAEVFTRLGQGEWTSHDLRKLARGCWADQGIDFLIGELLINHAMGHNVQVYIQTTAEERKRAALEQWHAFLDTKGFERIHGMKEGRNADSGNGPQTTQYKGCSEIQETTIGEDSK, from the coding sequence ATGACGTCGGTTATCGCGTTCTCCGACGCCGAACTGCGCCGTCGTGGTGACGATCTGTCTGCCGTGCTGCTGCGCGACCCGCGCTATCCCGGCCTGCGCTTCCGCTTCACTGAAGCCCGCCCGCGTGGCACTTGGTACCTGGTGGTGCGCAAGCGCTGGCATCGGATCGGCGCCTACCCCGACCAGTCCGCCAAGGTGGTGCTGGCCGCGTTGCCGGGTATCCGCCAGCGCCTGGCCTCCGACAGTGCAGCCACCGTCTCGGGCTGGGAGCACGTTGGCGAGATGCTGGCCTGGTTCGTCGATCGCCTGGAGCGCAACCGCAGCCTGTCGGCCAAGCGCAAGGCCACAGCCAAGTCGGCCATCACCCGTCACCTGATTCCGCGCCTGGGCGGCATGGCCTTGGCGAACGTGAGCCGCAGCGCGCTGGACCGCGATCTGGTGTGGCCGCTGCAGGAGCAGCTGTCGCTCGAATACGTGCGTCTGGTGTTTGGCCTGCTGGCTGATGCGTTCAAGAAGGCCCGGTCCTTGGGTCTGGTCGCGACCAACCCCATGGCGGGGATGCGCTTTGGCGACTTCACCAAGGCGCGTATTAAGCCAAAGGCGGCCCGGTTGCGTACGGAGCAGATTGAAGACCTGCTGACCGCGCTGGCCGAATCCATCACCAAGGCGCCCGCCGACGCCATGCTCGCCCTGCTGATGCTGTGTCATGGAAACCGTGTCGGCGAGACCCGCATGGCGCAGTGGCTGCACATTAGCCTGGCAACCAGGCGCTGGTACTTGCCGGCCGAGAACACCAAGACCCGGGTGGAGCATTCTCTGCCGCTGACCGCCCAGGTGTGCGCGCTGCTGGCCCGGTATCGCGAGATCCAGCAGGCCGAGGGTTACACCGGGCGCTTCCTATTCCCGGGCAGGTCTGGGCGCTGCCTGAGCGAGAAGCAAGCAGCCGAGGTTTTCACCCGCTTGGGCCAAGGCGAGTGGACAAGTCACGACCTGCGCAAACTGGCCAGGGGCTGCTGGGCGGACCAGGGCATCGACTTCCTAATCGGAGAGTTGCTGATCAATCACGCCATGGGCCACAACGTGCAGGTGTACATCCAGACCACGGCCGAGGAGCGTAAGCGTGCCGCACTGGAGCAGTGGCATGCGTTTCTCGACACCAAGGGGTTCGAGCGAATCCACGGGATGAAGGAGGGTAGAAACGCAGATTCTGGTAATGGCCCACAAACCACGCAGTACAAGGGCTGCAGCGAGATTCAGGAAACAACCATAGGCGAGGATTCAAAATGA
- a CDS encoding VRR-NUC domain-containing protein, which produces MKPQAMRVLKAPARRAPRIDREGLEQAALMAELRLRLPAVADLIYHVPNGGHRVKAVAAKLKAQGVKAGIPDLVLPMARGGWFGLYIEFKANPPFDAPVSPSQDAYLQKLHREGYLAVVCRGSIDAVQTIRNYLLQPATVAA; this is translated from the coding sequence ATGAAGCCGCAGGCCATGAGGGTGCTAAAGGCGCCGGCACGCCGTGCGCCACGAATCGACCGCGAGGGGCTGGAGCAGGCTGCACTGATGGCCGAGCTACGCCTTCGTCTGCCGGCGGTGGCCGACCTGATCTATCACGTGCCGAACGGCGGGCACCGGGTGAAGGCTGTTGCGGCGAAGTTGAAAGCTCAGGGGGTGAAGGCAGGCATCCCGGATCTGGTCCTGCCAATGGCCCGCGGCGGCTGGTTCGGCCTGTACATCGAGTTCAAGGCCAACCCGCCGTTCGATGCCCCGGTGTCGCCGAGCCAGGACGCCTACCTGCAGAAGCTGCACCGCGAGGGCTACCTGGCAGTGGTGTGCCGCGGCAGCATCGACGCAGTGCAGACCATCCGCAACTATCTGTTGCAGCCCGCCACGGTGGCCGCATGA
- a CDS encoding DUF3310 domain-containing protein: MSALEKQVSGSHYKALKIQPIEYIHANGIPFAEGSVIKYVTRWRDKGGIADLEKAKHFIELLIELEQKARVLE, translated from the coding sequence ATGAGTGCGCTCGAAAAGCAAGTGTCTGGAAGTCATTACAAAGCGCTGAAAATTCAGCCAATCGAGTATATCCACGCAAACGGCATCCCCTTCGCCGAGGGAAGTGTCATTAAGTATGTGACCCGGTGGCGTGACAAGGGCGGCATAGCTGACTTGGAGAAGGCCAAGCACTTCATTGAGTTGCTGATTGAACTCGAGCAGAAAGCGAGGGTTTTGGAATGA